A region from the Citrobacter telavivensis genome encodes:
- the uxaC gene encoding glucuronate isomerase yields the protein MTPFMTEDFLLDTEFARRLYHDYAKDQPIFDYHCHLPPQQIAEDYRFNNLYDIWLKGDHYKWRAMRTNGVAERLCTGDASDREKFDAWAATVPHTIGNPLYHWTHLELRRPFGVTGKLLSPSTADEIWNQCNELLAQDAFSARGIMQQMNVKMVGTTDDPIDSLEHHATVAKDSSFSVKVLPSWRPDKAFNIEQATFNDYMAKLGEVSDTDIRRFTDLQSALTKRLDHFAAHGCKVSDHALDVVLFAESSEAELDSILTRRLAGETLSEHEVAQFKTAVLVFLGAEYARRGWVQQYHIGALRNNNLRQFKLLGPDVGFDSINDRPMAEELSKLLSKQNEENLLPKTILYCLNPRDNEVLGTMIGNFQGEGMPGKMQFGSGWWFNDQKDGMERQMTQLAQLGLLSRFVGMLTDSRSFLSYTRHEYFRRILCQMIGRWVQAGEAPADSQLLGEMVKNICFNNARDYFAIELN from the coding sequence ATGACCCCGTTTATGACAGAAGATTTTCTACTTGATACTGAATTTGCCCGCCGTCTGTATCATGATTACGCCAAAGACCAGCCTATCTTCGATTACCATTGCCATCTGCCGCCGCAGCAAATCGCCGAAGACTACCGATTCAATAACCTGTATGACATCTGGCTGAAAGGTGACCATTACAAATGGCGCGCCATGCGCACCAACGGTGTCGCTGAGCGCCTGTGTACCGGCGACGCCTCGGATCGCGAGAAGTTTGACGCGTGGGCGGCGACGGTTCCGCATACTATCGGCAACCCGTTATACCACTGGACACACCTTGAACTGCGTCGTCCGTTTGGCGTGACCGGCAAATTGCTCTCTCCATCAACGGCGGACGAGATCTGGAATCAGTGCAATGAACTGCTGGCGCAGGATGCGTTCTCCGCCCGCGGTATCATGCAGCAGATGAACGTGAAAATGGTTGGTACCACTGACGATCCAATTGATTCGCTGGAGCATCATGCAACGGTCGCAAAAGACAGCAGCTTCTCGGTGAAAGTCTTGCCGAGCTGGCGTCCGGATAAAGCCTTCAATATTGAACAGGCGACCTTCAACGATTACATGGCAAAACTGGGTGAAGTTTCTGACACCGACATCCGTCGCTTTACCGATCTGCAAAGCGCGCTGACCAAACGTCTTGACCACTTCGCTGCGCACGGTTGCAAAGTCTCCGACCATGCGCTGGACGTGGTGCTGTTTGCCGAGTCCAGCGAAGCGGAACTGGATAGTATTCTGACACGCCGTCTGGCGGGCGAGACGCTGAGCGAGCATGAAGTGGCACAGTTCAAAACCGCAGTGCTGGTGTTCCTGGGCGCGGAATATGCGCGTCGTGGTTGGGTACAGCAGTACCACATTGGTGCTCTGCGCAATAACAACCTGCGTCAGTTCAAACTGCTGGGGCCGGATGTGGGTTTTGACTCTATCAACGACCGTCCGATGGCTGAAGAGCTGTCAAAACTGCTCAGCAAGCAGAATGAAGAGAACCTGTTGCCGAAAACCATCCTTTACTGCCTGAACCCACGCGATAACGAAGTGTTGGGCACGATGATCGGCAACTTCCAGGGTGAAGGGATGCCGGGAAAAATGCAGTTCGGTTCCGGCTGGTGGTTCAACGATCAGAAAGACGGTATGGAACGTCAGATGACGCAACTGGCGCAACTGGGTCTGTTGAGCCGCTTTGTCGGCATGTTAACCGACAGTCGCAGCTTCCTCTCGTACACCCGTCATGAGTACTTCCGCCGCATTCTGTGCCAGATGATTGGTCGCTGGGTGCAGGCCGGTGAAGCCCCGGCGGATAGTCAACTGCTGGGTGAGATGGTGAAAAATATTTGCTTTAACAATGCGCGTGATTACTTCGCCATTGAACTGAACTAA
- a CDS encoding altronate dehydratase, with protein sequence MQYIKIHVQDNVAVALADLAQGTEVTVDNHTVTLRQDVTRGHKFALSDIKKGTYVIKYGQPIGHALADIAAGEHIHAHNTRTNLSDLDEYSYQPDFQDLPAQPADRDVQIYRRASGEVGVRNELWILPTVGCVNGIARQIQNRFLKETNDAEGTDGVFLFSHTYGCSQLGDDHINTRTMLQNMVRHPNAGAVLVIGLGCENNQVDAFRETLGEFDPERVHFMICQHQDDEVEAGLEHLHQLYEVMRHDRREPGKLSELKFGLECGGSDGLSGITANPMLGRFSDYMIANGGTTVLTEVPEMFGAEQLLMSHCRDEETFGKLVTMVNDFKQYFIAHNQPIYENPSPGNKAGGITTLEDKSLGCTQKAGSSQVVDVLRYGERLKTHGLNLLSAPGNDAVATSALAGAGCHMVLFSTGRGTPYGGFVPTVKIATNSELAAKKKHWIDFDAGQLIHGKAMPQLLNEFVDTIVDFANGKQTCNERNDFRELAIFKSGVTL encoded by the coding sequence ATGCAATACATCAAAATCCATGTGCAGGATAACGTTGCGGTCGCGCTGGCTGATTTGGCGCAGGGAACTGAAGTCACTGTGGATAACCACACCGTAACGCTTCGCCAGGATGTCACTCGCGGACATAAATTTGCCTTGAGTGACATCAAGAAAGGAACGTACGTGATTAAGTATGGCCAGCCTATCGGCCATGCTCTGGCGGACATTGCGGCGGGTGAACATATTCACGCCCACAATACTCGCACCAATCTGAGCGATTTGGATGAGTATAGCTATCAACCTGATTTTCAGGATCTTCCTGCCCAACCTGCGGATCGCGACGTGCAGATTTATCGTCGCGCCAGTGGGGAGGTCGGGGTACGAAACGAACTCTGGATCCTGCCTACCGTTGGCTGCGTCAACGGGATTGCACGCCAGATCCAGAACCGTTTCCTGAAAGAGACCAACGATGCCGAGGGTACCGACGGTGTCTTCCTGTTCAGCCACACCTACGGCTGCTCGCAACTTGGCGACGATCACATCAATACCCGTACCATGCTGCAAAACATGGTCCGTCACCCGAATGCGGGCGCAGTGCTGGTGATTGGCCTGGGGTGTGAAAATAACCAGGTGGATGCCTTCCGCGAAACGCTGGGCGAGTTCGATCCTGAGCGCGTGCACTTTATGATTTGTCAGCATCAGGACGATGAAGTGGAGGCCGGGCTTGAACACCTCCATCAGCTTTACGAAGTGATGCGTCACGACAGGCGCGAGCCAGGGAAACTGAGCGAGCTGAAGTTTGGTCTGGAGTGTGGCGGTTCTGACGGGCTTTCCGGGATCACCGCCAACCCGATGCTTGGCCGTTTCTCTGACTATATGATTGCCAACGGCGGTACCACCGTTCTGACTGAAGTGCCGGAGATGTTCGGAGCGGAGCAACTGCTGATGAGTCATTGTCGTGACGAAGAGACGTTCGGCAAACTGGTCACCATGGTCAATGACTTCAAGCAGTATTTTATTGCCCATAACCAGCCGATTTACGAGAACCCCTCGCCGGGTAACAAAGCCGGTGGGATCACCACGCTGGAAGATAAGTCGCTGGGCTGCACGCAGAAAGCGGGCTCCAGTCAGGTGGTTGACGTACTACGCTACGGCGAGCGTCTGAAAACTCACGGGCTGAATCTGCTGAGCGCGCCGGGTAATGATGCGGTTGCTACCAGTGCGCTGGCGGGTGCCGGTTGCCATATGGTGTTATTCAGCACCGGTCGCGGTACTCCTTACGGCGGGTTTGTGCCGACGGTGAAAATCGCCACCAACAGCGAACTGGCCGCGAAGAAAAAGCACTGGATCGACTTTGATGCTGGCCAACTGATCCACGGCAAAGCGATGCCACAACTGCTGAATGAGTTCGTTGATACCATCGTCGATTTTGCCAACGGCAAGCAGACCTGCAACGAACGCAATGATTTCCGCGAACTGGCTATCTTTAAAAGCGGCGTAACATTGTAA
- a CDS encoding MFS transporter, with protein MRKIKGLRWYMIALVTLGTVLGYLTRNTVAAAAPTLMEELHISTQQYSYIIAAYSAAYTVMQPVAGYVLDILGTKIGYAMFAVLWAVFCGATALAGSWGGLALARGAVGAAEAAMIPAGLKASSEWFPAKERSIAVGYFNVGSSIGAMIAPPLVVWAIVMHSWQMAFIISGVLSFIWAMSWLIFYKHPRDQKKLTDEERDYIINGQEAQHKNSTQKKMSLVQILRNRQFWGIALPRFLAEPAWGTFNAWIPLFMFKVYGFNLKEIAMFAWMPMLFADLGCIVGGYLPPLFQRWFGVNLIVSRKMVVTLGAVLMIGPGMIGLFTSPYIAIMLLCIGGFAHQALSGALITLSSDVFGRNEVATANGLTGMSAWLASTLFALVVGALADTIGFSPLFAVLAVFDLLGALVIWTVLQNKPASDVDSDSQFDKPAAQS; from the coding sequence ATGCGTAAAATTAAAGGGTTACGTTGGTACATGATTGCACTGGTGACGCTTGGCACCGTGCTGGGTTACCTGACGCGTAACACTGTGGCGGCAGCTGCGCCAACTCTGATGGAAGAGTTGCACATCTCCACCCAACAGTACTCCTATATCATCGCAGCCTATTCTGCTGCTTACACTGTCATGCAACCTGTTGCCGGCTATGTGCTGGACATACTGGGCACCAAAATAGGCTACGCGATGTTTGCCGTGCTATGGGCCGTTTTCTGTGGCGCAACCGCGCTGGCAGGAAGCTGGGGTGGCCTGGCGCTGGCGCGTGGCGCGGTTGGTGCGGCAGAAGCCGCGATGATCCCGGCGGGTCTGAAAGCCAGTTCCGAATGGTTCCCGGCGAAAGAGCGCTCCATTGCGGTCGGCTACTTTAACGTCGGCTCCTCTATCGGTGCGATGATTGCTCCGCCGCTGGTTGTCTGGGCGATTGTGATGCACAGTTGGCAGATGGCCTTCATCATCTCTGGCGTCCTGAGCTTCATCTGGGCGATGTCCTGGCTTATCTTCTATAAGCACCCGCGTGACCAGAAAAAACTAACGGACGAAGAGCGCGACTACATTATTAATGGTCAGGAAGCGCAGCACAAAAACAGCACCCAAAAGAAAATGTCGCTCGTGCAGATCCTGCGTAACCGCCAGTTCTGGGGTATCGCCCTGCCGCGTTTCCTTGCTGAGCCAGCCTGGGGGACATTTAACGCCTGGATCCCGCTGTTCATGTTTAAAGTCTATGGCTTTAACCTGAAAGAAATTGCGATGTTTGCCTGGATGCCGATGCTATTTGCCGATCTTGGTTGCATCGTGGGCGGTTACCTGCCGCCGCTGTTCCAGCGCTGGTTTGGCGTCAACCTGATTGTCTCACGTAAAATGGTCGTTACATTGGGTGCCGTGCTGATGATTGGCCCAGGGATGATCGGTCTTTTCACCAGCCCATACATCGCCATCATGCTGCTGTGTATTGGTGGTTTTGCTCACCAGGCACTGTCCGGGGCGCTGATTACACTCTCATCTGACGTCTTTGGTCGTAACGAAGTGGCAACGGCGAACGGTCTGACCGGGATGTCCGCCTGGCTGGCAAGCACGCTGTTTGCCCTGGTGGTCGGCGCGCTGGCGGACACCATCGGCTTCAGCCCGCTGTTTGCGGTCCTGGCCGTGTTCGACCTGCTCGGTGCGCTGGTTATCTGGACCGTGCTGCAAAACAAACCGGCCAGTGACGTAGATTCCGACTCGCAGTTCGATAAACCGGCGGCGCAGAGTTAG
- the exuR gene encoding transcriptional regulator ExuR → MEITEPRRLYQQLAADLKERIEQGVYLVGDKLPAERFIADEKNVSRTVVREAIIMLEVEGFVEVRKGSGIHVISNQPRHQQATDESLEFANYGPFELLQARQLIESNIAEFAATQVTKQDIMKLMAIQEQARNEKCFRDSEWDLQFHIQVALATQNSALAAIVEKMWTQRSHNPYWKKLHEHIDARTVDNWCDDHDQILKALIRKDPHAAKLAMWQHLENTKIMLFNETSDDFEFNADRYLFAENPVVHLDTAANATK, encoded by the coding sequence ATGGAAATCACCGAACCACGACGTTTGTATCAACAACTTGCTGCTGATTTAAAAGAGCGCATCGAACAGGGCGTTTACCTGGTGGGTGATAAATTGCCTGCAGAGCGTTTTATTGCCGATGAAAAAAACGTCAGCCGTACCGTGGTTCGTGAAGCCATCATCATGCTGGAAGTCGAAGGATTTGTTGAGGTCCGTAAAGGTTCCGGGATTCACGTGATTTCTAATCAGCCGCGCCACCAGCAGGCCACTGACGAGTCGCTGGAGTTTGCCAACTACGGTCCTTTTGAATTGCTACAGGCGCGCCAGCTTATCGAAAGCAACATTGCGGAGTTTGCTGCCACGCAGGTCACCAAGCAGGACATCATGAAACTGATGGCAATCCAGGAACAGGCGCGCAATGAGAAATGTTTCCGCGACTCCGAATGGGATCTGCAATTCCACATTCAGGTGGCGTTAGCCACGCAGAACTCAGCGCTGGCCGCTATCGTGGAAAAAATGTGGACTCAGCGCAGTCACAACCCGTACTGGAAGAAACTGCACGAACACATTGATGCGCGTACCGTGGATAACTGGTGTGACGACCACGATCAAATCCTTAAGGCGTTGATCCGCAAAGACCCGCATGCGGCAAAACTGGCGATGTGGCAGCATCTCGAAAACACAAAAATCATGCTGTTCAATGAAACCAGCGACGATTTTGAATTTAATGCCGACCGTTACCTGTTTGCCGAAAACCCGGTGGTTCATCTCGATACGGCGGCTAACGCAACAAAATAA
- the yqjA gene encoding DedA family general envelope maintenance protein YqjA — MELLTQLLHALWAQDFETLANPSMIGMLYFVLFMILFLENGLLPAAFLPGDSLLVLVGVLIAKGAMGFPQTILLLTAAASLGCWLSYIQGRWLGNTRIVQNWLSHLPAHYHQRAHHLFHKHGLSALLIGRFIAFVRTLLPTIAGLSGLNNARFQFFNWMSGLLWVLILTSLGYLLGKTPVFLKYEDQLMSCLMLLPVVLLVFGLGGSLVVLWKKKYGNRG, encoded by the coding sequence ATGGAACTTTTGACTCAATTACTGCATGCCCTGTGGGCGCAGGATTTTGAAACACTGGCTAATCCTTCCATGATTGGCATGCTGTATTTTGTTTTATTTATGATTCTGTTTCTGGAGAACGGGTTGCTGCCAGCCGCCTTTTTGCCCGGCGACAGCCTGCTGGTTTTAGTGGGCGTTCTGATTGCTAAAGGCGCAATGGGCTTTCCGCAAACCATTTTGTTGCTGACCGCGGCGGCAAGCCTCGGTTGCTGGCTGAGCTATATTCAGGGCCGATGGCTGGGCAATACCCGCATCGTACAAAACTGGTTATCGCACCTGCCCGCCCACTATCACCAACGCGCCCACCATTTATTCCATAAGCATGGTCTTTCCGCCCTGCTTATTGGCCGTTTTATCGCATTTGTTCGTACCTTGCTGCCTACCATCGCGGGTTTGTCCGGCCTGAATAATGCCCGTTTTCAATTTTTCAACTGGATGAGCGGGTTACTGTGGGTGCTGATTTTAACCAGTCTGGGTTATCTGTTGGGTAAAACGCCGGTATTCCTGAAGTATGAAGATCAGTTAATGTCTTGCCTGATGCTGTTACCCGTGGTGCTGCTGGTTTTTGGCCTGGGCGGTTCGCTGGTCGTCTTGTGGAAAAAGAAATACGGGAATCGAGGGTAA